Genomic segment of Vibrio natriegens NBRC 15636 = ATCC 14048 = DSM 759:
CCGCTTTGTCGACTCGTCGGTTGAGCGCCTGCAAGTTCGCCTGACGGGAATGACGGAAAGCCGTTATGTACTAACGTGTAACGGCCGTCGGATACCATTGAGACCGACGGGCAGACAAGGCGAATTCGTGGCAGCCGTGCGATACAGAGCCTGGGCTCCGCCTTCAGCGCTACACCCAACACTGGGAATAGATTCTCCACTGGTGTTCGATTTGATAGACAGCTGGAACGGTGTCTCGATTGGCGGCTGTACGTACCATGTCAGCCATCCTGGGGGAAGAAGCTATGAAACCTTCCCAGTCAACGGAAATGAGGCTGAGGCTCGGAGGGTGAATCGTTTCTGGGATCACGGATTTACTCAGGGAACGTTTAACCCGCCACCGGAGTTCAACGCTCTGCGCAATTTCTATGAGAACAAGACTGCGCCGCGCCCAATGGCACCACCCAAAGAGGAAATCTGCCACGAATATCCAAACACTCTGGATCTTCGCAAACGCAGTCGACGTATTGGATGAGATCATCGCGAAAATTGAATCGTATAAACTCTACTCAGCTGGTTGTCTTTTCCGAGTGGTATATACTAGGCAATAACTCTCAAGGTAGTAGCAAAAAATAGTATGAGTCAATTCGTTTCAGACTTCGCTGGGGCGGGAGAAAACCCGCCCTTGATTGGTCCTTATCAGGCATCCAAAAAGGCCTACGATGAGGCGTATGATGACATCAAGCAAACCAGACTGCACTGGCAGCCTCTCTTTACGCATTTAGAGAAACTGGAAAATGGTAATCTGGAAGATTTACAAAAGCGTGCTCAGAGAATTCTGAGAGATGACGGTGCGACTTATGATCTTAAAAACGATCCACTTTCGCCTACAGTTTGGTCTCTGGACGTGCTGCCTAATATCATCGCTCAGAGCGAATGGAAAGATACAGAACAAGGTCTGGCACAACGCTCAGAGTTATTTGATCGGATATTAAAAGACATCTACGGCGAACAACGCCTTATCAAAGATGGTGTGATACCGGCAGAGATTATTTTTTCTCACCCTGGCTTTTTACGCCAGTGCTTTGGGATTGACATTCCAGGGCTAAAAAACCTTATCTTTCATTCCATCGATTTAGTGCGAGACTCAGACGGCTCTTACGTGGTCATCAGTGACAGAACTCAAGCGCCTTCAGGGGCGGGCTATGCGTTGGAAAACCGAACCGTCATCTCGCGCGTGCTGCCATCCGTATTTCGTCATAGTAATGTGAGACGTCTTTCCAGTTTCTTCCAAACCATGAGAAACACTCTTAACCAACTTGCTGCACATAAAACCGACGAACCTAGAGTTGTTCTTTTAACACCGGGATCATCAAGTAGCACCTATTTTGAACACACCTATTTAGCCAACTATTTAGGATACCCGCTGGTGCAAGCTGGCGATTTAACGGTAAGAGGCGGAAAAGTTTGGCTCAAGTCCCTCTCTGGTTTAACGCCAGTTGATGTCATTCTGCGCCGTACGGACGACAACGACTGCGACCAGTCAGAGCTGCGACCTGACTCTCTTTTTGGTATTCCAGGACTGTTAGAAGCGGCACGCAGCGGCAATGTGGTATTAGCCAACCCGCTGGGAAGCGCTGTTCTTGAATCTCCGGTACTGATGGCGTTTCTTCCCAAGATATGTGAATACTTGCTGGGTGAGCCTTTGAAACTCCATAGCGTTGATACTTACTGGTGCGGTGTTGACGGAACCATAGAGTTTGTTGAACAAAACCTCGAAAACCTGATTATCAAGCCTTCATATCGAAAAGCTCGCAGCCAGACAATTTACGGCCACTGCTTATCGGCGGAAGAAAAGATAAAAACGCTGGAGATGATTAAGGCAAATCCAAAACAGTATGTAGCGCAGACTTATATCCCCGGCTCTACGGTGCCTGTCTGTTCCGGCTCAAAAATAAAAAACCGACATAGCCTGTTGAAAGCCTTTACTGTCGCTGACGGTGACCGATATTGCGTGATGCCAGGTGCATTAAGTCGGGTGACTCAATCCGATGACGACTACATCGTTACCAGTTTATCGGGTGCTCGCAGTAAGGATACCTGGGTAACAGCCAACAAGCCTGATCTGACTCATCAGTCCCTGCTAGACGAGCCTGGTTTGCACGTTGCTCAGCACGGGAATGTACCAAGCCGCGTAGTCGAAAACTTCTTCTGGTTTGGACGCTATGCGGAACGCGCTGAGTTAAGCATTCGCCTGATGCGGGTGTTATTTAAACAACTGAATGGTATCGAAGAGCTCTCACCTCAAGCAAGGACGACCCTTTTGGAGGCGATCTCTTTACAAACAAATTGCCTGCCGGGATTTGTTGAGGGGAATGCCGAACTGCTGGAAAATCCAGATGCCGAGCTGGCCGACTTGGTGGTGAATGGCAAACGAATTGGCAGTATAAAATCCAACTTACTGGCCATGCTTTCTTGCAGTGATAATGTGCGGGATCGCCTGTCTGCCGACACCCGAATAGTACTGAACAAGCTACGTGACCACCTTAACGAGCTGGATAGAGCCTACACCAGTGGCCTGCCTGAAGCGCCAGAAGAATCACTGGATAACTTGATGACCATGCTACTGGCACTGTCGGGGCTGAGTAAAGACAGCATGCTTAGAGGAGAAGACTGGATATTTCAGCAGATTGGCCAGCGTACCGAAAGGGCAATTCAGACCGCAAAACTGTTCCAGTCAACGCTAATTATCAAGCTAGAAAGTTTGTCGCAGCAACAAGTGCTGGAGTCGGTACTCCTCAGCATGGAAGCGCTCATTTCTTTCAGAAGACGCTATCGCACCCGAGCTCGCGTGGCGTTTGGCTTGGATCTGCTAATGGTTGATCCTTCGAACCCGCGCTCATTGGTCTACCAGACCGAAAAGCTGAAAGAGTTTCTGGATATGCTACCGGATAATCATGCCTTTATTCCCGGCGGACTCACCAGCGAAACCAGGCTGATCCTACTCACGCTGAACGACATTCAACTTACGGATCTCGAACAACTCGCTAAGGCGAATCCAAATAACCAAACCAGAGAAGAGTTTGGCGCTCTGATGGATAAGATAATCGGCCAATTAGAGCAATTTACTTCACTGATAAGCGACAAATACTTTGATCACACCGCTGGACCGCAGCAGTTGATAAAACCCAAATGGAAATTGAATGTATGAGATATAAAGTCCAGCATAAAACGACCTACTCCTACAGTTCGCCAGTGACCCTGTGCTACAACATGGCTCACCTGTTGCCAAGGGATACCGACAACCAGCGCTGCTTTAACCGAAAGATTAGAGTGACACCAAGGCCGTTGTACCAAAACGAAGGACAGGATTATTTTGGGAACGAAACGTTTTACTTCTCTATTCAAGAGCCACATAAGGAACTCACCATTGATGTCACCAGCTTTTTAGAGGTAAAGCCTCACAACTGGGCCGACATCATCGAGAACCATCAGCTTACCTGCGGTGAACTTCGAAGTATCATGGCCAATGCTGAAAGTGCGGACATCAGGTTAGCGCAGGAATTTTGCCTCGACTCACTACAAATCAAACGCTCTGAAAATTTAAGGCAATATGCGCAAGAATTGTTTAGTGACAATCAGCCCGTGTTAAAAGCCGCCTTGGCATTTACCCATAAAATCTTTACTGAGTTTACTTTTGATCCAACCGCAACCGACGTAACAACGCCAACCGAACAGGTTCTTAAAGAGAAACGGGGCGTTTGTCAGGATTATGCCCAACTGGCGATAGGCTGCCTGCGCTCTGTTGGCCTAGCAGCACGTTATATGAGTGGTTATATAGAGACTCTGCCGCCTCCAGGTCAGGAAAAGCTCGTCGGTGCTGATGCTTCTCACGCCTGGTTTGCGATTTTTGTACCGGATCTTGGCTGGGTGGAATTTGACCCGACTAACGACCTCATCGCTAACGATCAACATATTGTTACTGGCTGGGGACGCGACTACGCTGATGTGCCACCCTTGCAGGGAGTCGTGTTTGATGGTGGTGAAACTCACAACCTGAGTGTTTCAGTCGATGTAGCTAGAGTATAAATCTGAAGTTCTTAAAATCAGATTACTCAAGCGCTAATTTACCGTAAATGTACGCTAGCTCTGCGACCGTTTTGGCTGAGAATTTTTTCAACAAACTGGCTCGATGTACTTCTACGGTTCTCATTGCAATACACAGTTCATCGGCGATGCGTATATTGCGCTTACCTTCGATGATTAAACGTAAAATATCCTTTTCGCGAGGCGTGAGTGACTCATACGCCAACTTTGCTCCAGCCATATCGAAACTTGCTGCCGACTGTACCTGCCCCTGTAAAATGGCTTGCGCCAGTGCATCACCTTTGACGGGTTTCTGGAAGAAGTTCACCGCCCCCGATTGTAAAGCCTCAACAGCCATCGGCACATCGCCATGACCAGTCAGATAAATCACCGCGAGTGGGCTATTGGCATCGTTAAGAATTTGATGCACTTGCTGACCACGAAGATTGGGCATTCGGCTATCGAGAATGACACAACCCGCCTGTTGAATGTCTACCGCATCGAGAAAGGCTTGCCCATCAGCAAAGGTCATTACACTGAAGTCATGTTCCTCCAACATAAACGCCAGCGAATCACGCACCGATTCATCATCGTCAACGACATAAACAGGTAACTGTTTTTCAGTACTACTCATGAATGCTCCTAGTACAGGTTAGTCTTGATATGGAAACACAAGCTCAACCAGACAACCGTGTGGCGTGGTCGATTGAATAAGAAACTCGCCACCGTGCAATTCCAACACGTCACGACAAATCGCCAAACCTAACCCAAGTCCTTCTTCCTTTGTGCTCACAAATGCTTGAGTAGGGTTTTCTTGCTGTAACCCTGTCCCGTTATCCAATACACGAATGGAAAGCTGATGACCTTGGTAGTCACTGTGCAGGGCAATTTTACCTTGATAACCGGACGAGTGATATTTCTCCTGAAACAAAGTGCAAGCATCAATCGCGTTGTTGATCACATTAACCAAAACCTGTTGAACACCCACGGCATCGGCCAAAATGTGGCGAACCTCCCCTTCGGTACTGGTCACAACCGATACATTTTGCTTTTGCAGTCGGAAATGGAGCAACTCAACCGTGTCATCAATTAACGCTTGAATATCGCATGGCGCTTTATCGACGCTACGCTTACGGATTAAGGTTCTTAGACGTTGAATGATCGCGTCGGCTCTCTCTACTTGACCCTGTATCTTATCAAAAACAGGAACAATATCTTCGTAAGGGCGCTTCTTCGCTAAACGCAGCAAACCGCCCTCACTGTAATTTCGAATCGCCGCCAATGGCTGGTTTAATTCATGAGCGAGACTGCTGCCGATTTCTCCGACAATGGCAACTCTCTGCGAATGCTCTAACTGCTCACTTTTCTCTTTCAGCCTCAGCGAAGTCTGCTCCAACGCCTGCTTGCTTTTACTAAAACGATATTCAAGCCAAAAGTGGTAAGCGTTCAACACAATCACAAAAATGAACAGCGCCCACGCCCATTCCTGATGGTTACGCAGCCAACGCAGTGCATCCTGCCACCAAGGTTGCTGCAAGGGATGCAAATCTAAAGCTTGATAGAGTTTATCAATGCTCAACAAACTCACTGGTGACGTCCATCCCGATGCGCCAGCAGCAATAATCGCTGGATGCTCTGGCGGCATCGCAAGCAATACCTGAGCGACTTTTTTCGCCACAAGAGAAGAGCCTCGCTCTGTTTTGGCAAATGACCAGTTAGGATAAAGCGGAGTCGACACCGCACAGGAGGCTTGTTCATACTGCAGTTGATTTAAGACTCTGAAACCGCCTTGTTGTAACAGACCTTCATCTTGCATCTTCTCCAATAAACAGGCGGGCACCACAGCGGCTTCGACATTGCCGTCACGTAATTGGTAAAGATTGGCGTCAATAGGGAAGCCGAGGTAGCGAACATCAGCAAAAAAGTCGTTCGGGTCAAACCCCAACTCAACTATCTGGTAGCGCAAAGTTAAGTAACCACCAAAAGCTTTTTCCGACACCGCGGCCACTGGCAACCCAGACACCGCTTTTAGTGTTTGATACGGAGAGTTTGCCCGCACCACCAGCGCTGACCCAATGCCATAGTTTGAGTTTTGTGGGGCGCGACTGGTCAGGGTCGCCATCCAGGAAAGCGCGTATTGTCTGCCTAATCGAACCGCTTGTCCGGGATTGGTTACGATGAAATCCATGGTCTGAAATTTCACCGCCTCTCCCATTTCATCTAAGTTCAGAGGATGAAGAACAAAGTGAACTTCAGAAATTTGCTTATTTAACCAATCAATAGTCGGTTGCCACCTCTGCTCCGCATAGAGATGACCACGTATTGCCAAAACACCGACGTCAACTGTCTGCTTAACCTCATTCTTCTTTATTTCAGGCTGTTTCACGCCTTGTTGCTCAATTTGTACCGAAGACGTTGCCTGAACCAAAGAGGAGAACACAGCCAAGAAAAGAATCCAAACCTGACACAGCAGCGATGTTTTTTTCATGATGAGGTTGAATATTCCCTAAGCAAATGATGGAACAAGAATAACAGCTACATTCCCTAAACCACATTTGTTTTAGATCAACTTTGATCTGGGTATGTGGAAATCCACTATATCGACCTCGCAGCGCATTTCTCACAATGGAATCAGTCAGTTCAAATTCAACTAAGCAGGTGAGTTATGGATTCCACCAAACGTCGCTTTCTCAGCGCTGTCACAGCCGGTGCCGCGCTGATCCCAATTGCTGGTATTGGCACTGCCACCGCGGGTAATGTCATTCGAAATAACCACTCCCCCGACCGAAAAGGACAGGTCGGTAAACGTTACGCCATGGTGATTGATTTACGCAAATGCGTCGGCTGCCAAGCTTGTACTGTAGGTTGCAGTATCGAAAACCAAGCGCCTATCGGACAGTTCCGAACCACAGTAAAACAATACGAGGTGACGCTCGATGATGGTTCTATCGCCACTC
This window contains:
- a CDS encoding circularly permuted type 2 ATP-grasp protein; this encodes MSQFVSDFAGAGENPPLIGPYQASKKAYDEAYDDIKQTRLHWQPLFTHLEKLENGNLEDLQKRAQRILRDDGATYDLKNDPLSPTVWSLDVLPNIIAQSEWKDTEQGLAQRSELFDRILKDIYGEQRLIKDGVIPAEIIFSHPGFLRQCFGIDIPGLKNLIFHSIDLVRDSDGSYVVISDRTQAPSGAGYALENRTVISRVLPSVFRHSNVRRLSSFFQTMRNTLNQLAAHKTDEPRVVLLTPGSSSSTYFEHTYLANYLGYPLVQAGDLTVRGGKVWLKSLSGLTPVDVILRRTDDNDCDQSELRPDSLFGIPGLLEAARSGNVVLANPLGSAVLESPVLMAFLPKICEYLLGEPLKLHSVDTYWCGVDGTIEFVEQNLENLIIKPSYRKARSQTIYGHCLSAEEKIKTLEMIKANPKQYVAQTYIPGSTVPVCSGSKIKNRHSLLKAFTVADGDRYCVMPGALSRVTQSDDDYIVTSLSGARSKDTWVTANKPDLTHQSLLDEPGLHVAQHGNVPSRVVENFFWFGRYAERAELSIRLMRVLFKQLNGIEELSPQARTTLLEAISLQTNCLPGFVEGNAELLENPDAELADLVVNGKRIGSIKSNLLAMLSCSDNVRDRLSADTRIVLNKLRDHLNELDRAYTSGLPEAPEESLDNLMTMLLALSGLSKDSMLRGEDWIFQQIGQRTERAIQTAKLFQSTLIIKLESLSQQQVLESVLLSMEALISFRRRYRTRARVAFGLDLLMVDPSNPRSLVYQTEKLKEFLDMLPDNHAFIPGGLTSETRLILLTLNDIQLTDLEQLAKANPNNQTREEFGALMDKIIGQLEQFTSLISDKYFDHTAGPQQLIKPKWKLNV
- a CDS encoding transglutaminase N-terminal domain-containing protein; its protein translation is MRYKVQHKTTYSYSSPVTLCYNMAHLLPRDTDNQRCFNRKIRVTPRPLYQNEGQDYFGNETFYFSIQEPHKELTIDVTSFLEVKPHNWADIIENHQLTCGELRSIMANAESADIRLAQEFCLDSLQIKRSENLRQYAQELFSDNQPVLKAALAFTHKIFTEFTFDPTATDVTTPTEQVLKEKRGVCQDYAQLAIGCLRSVGLAARYMSGYIETLPPPGQEKLVGADASHAWFAIFVPDLGWVEFDPTNDLIANDQHIVTGWGRDYADVPPLQGVVFDGGETHNLSVSVDVARV
- a CDS encoding response regulator transcription factor, which produces MSSTEKQLPVYVVDDDESVRDSLAFMLEEHDFSVMTFADGQAFLDAVDIQQAGCVILDSRMPNLRGQQVHQILNDANSPLAVIYLTGHGDVPMAVEALQSGAVNFFQKPVKGDALAQAILQGQVQSAASFDMAGAKLAYESLTPREKDILRLIIEGKRNIRIADELCIAMRTVEVHRASLLKKFSAKTVAELAYIYGKLALE
- a CDS encoding sensor histidine kinase, translated to MKKTSLLCQVWILFLAVFSSLVQATSSVQIEQQGVKQPEIKKNEVKQTVDVGVLAIRGHLYAEQRWQPTIDWLNKQISEVHFVLHPLNLDEMGEAVKFQTMDFIVTNPGQAVRLGRQYALSWMATLTSRAPQNSNYGIGSALVVRANSPYQTLKAVSGLPVAAVSEKAFGGYLTLRYQIVELGFDPNDFFADVRYLGFPIDANLYQLRDGNVEAAVVPACLLEKMQDEGLLQQGGFRVLNQLQYEQASCAVSTPLYPNWSFAKTERGSSLVAKKVAQVLLAMPPEHPAIIAAGASGWTSPVSLLSIDKLYQALDLHPLQQPWWQDALRWLRNHQEWAWALFIFVIVLNAYHFWLEYRFSKSKQALEQTSLRLKEKSEQLEHSQRVAIVGEIGSSLAHELNQPLAAIRNYSEGGLLRLAKKRPYEDIVPVFDKIQGQVERADAIIQRLRTLIRKRSVDKAPCDIQALIDDTVELLHFRLQKQNVSVVTSTEGEVRHILADAVGVQQVLVNVINNAIDACTLFQEKYHSSGYQGKIALHSDYQGHQLSIRVLDNGTGLQQENPTQAFVSTKEEGLGLGLAICRDVLELHGGEFLIQSTTPHGCLVELVFPYQD